A single region of the Stenotrophomonas sp. Marseille-Q4652 genome encodes:
- a CDS encoding methyl-accepting chemotaxis protein, whose translation MKVFQFWSSYISNISVRRKFNLLTGLIAVGVILLSVCAARMQYLDLRNTQQQALKVQVELTYGVLDHYRTLIETGELPEETAKEAALAALEKMRADGDVYYYTVYDTDHNMLMHPFRKDLLHTNVKDYRTEDGVQVYVEQVEAALAGGGFVSFLWAKPGGEGSVEKATYAGLYKPFNWVITTGVYMDDIQHQAMAFTMVMTFAGGLVVLVVFGLSWVIGNRIAIPMRRATSVADAIASGRLDNVIGKQPRDEAGQLLESMHRMQDQLQSVIAAQGEMASRHDAGELSFRMDDSRFPGDYGRMVRDSNELVAAHVQVQNRLIEVMKHYAAGDLSVDMDRLPGEKAAITEAMDATKANLSAINAEIRHLATAAAAGDFSQRGDEARFQHDFRAMVAGLNQLMETTDGNLGQLSSLLQAIARGDLTVRMDGDFRGVFARMRDDANATVAQLTTIISRIQTAADSISLAAGEIASGNSDLSRRTEQQAANLEETAASMEELTSTVRQNAEHARQANQLAIGAHSVASQGGQVVGQVVTTMSAIEASSKKIADIISVIDGIAFQTNILALNAAVEAARAGEQGRGFAVVASEVRTLAQRSAGAAKEIKTLIDDSVEKVSEGSALVNQAGSTMGEIVTSVQRVTDIMAEISAASQEQSAGIEQVNQTVTQMDETTQQNAALVEEATAAARSMEEQATQLTEAVAVFRIASTAAEPAPRRQPEAAY comes from the coding sequence ATGAAAGTCTTCCAGTTCTGGTCCAGCTACATTTCCAACATCTCGGTCCGCCGCAAGTTCAACCTGCTGACCGGCCTGATCGCAGTTGGCGTGATCCTGCTGTCGGTGTGCGCCGCACGCATGCAATACCTGGACCTGCGCAATACCCAGCAGCAGGCATTGAAGGTGCAGGTCGAACTGACCTACGGCGTCCTGGACCACTACAGGACGCTGATCGAGACCGGCGAGCTTCCGGAGGAAACCGCCAAGGAAGCCGCGCTGGCGGCGCTTGAGAAGATGCGCGCCGATGGCGACGTCTACTACTACACGGTCTACGACACCGACCACAACATGCTGATGCACCCGTTCCGCAAGGACCTGCTGCACACCAACGTGAAGGACTACCGCACCGAGGACGGGGTGCAGGTGTACGTGGAACAGGTGGAGGCCGCGCTTGCCGGCGGCGGCTTCGTCTCCTTCCTGTGGGCCAAGCCCGGGGGCGAAGGCTCGGTCGAGAAGGCCACCTACGCCGGGCTCTACAAGCCGTTCAACTGGGTCATCACCACCGGCGTCTACATGGACGACATCCAGCACCAGGCCATGGCCTTCACCATGGTGATGACCTTCGCCGGCGGCCTGGTGGTGCTGGTGGTGTTCGGCCTGAGCTGGGTGATCGGCAACCGCATCGCGATCCCGATGCGCCGTGCCACCTCCGTGGCTGATGCCATCGCCAGCGGCCGCCTGGACAACGTCATCGGCAAGCAGCCGCGTGACGAGGCCGGCCAGTTGCTGGAAAGCATGCACCGCATGCAGGACCAGCTGCAGTCGGTGATCGCTGCCCAGGGCGAGATGGCCAGCCGCCACGATGCCGGCGAGCTGAGCTTCCGCATGGACGACAGCCGCTTCCCCGGCGACTACGGCCGCATGGTCCGCGACAGCAACGAACTGGTCGCTGCCCACGTGCAGGTACAGAACCGCCTGATCGAGGTCATGAAGCACTACGCCGCCGGCGACCTGTCGGTGGACATGGACCGCCTGCCCGGCGAGAAGGCCGCCATCACCGAGGCGATGGACGCCACCAAGGCCAACCTGTCGGCGATCAATGCCGAGATCCGCCACCTGGCCACGGCCGCCGCGGCCGGTGATTTCAGCCAGCGCGGCGACGAGGCCCGCTTCCAGCATGACTTCCGCGCGATGGTCGCTGGCCTGAACCAGCTGATGGAAACCACCGACGGCAACCTGGGCCAGCTGTCCTCGCTGCTGCAGGCCATCGCCCGCGGCGACCTGACCGTGCGCATGGATGGCGACTTCCGCGGCGTGTTTGCCCGCATGCGTGATGACGCCAATGCCACCGTCGCCCAGCTGACCACCATCATCAGCCGCATCCAGACCGCTGCCGACAGCATCAGCCTGGCCGCCGGCGAGATCGCCTCGGGCAACAGCGACCTCTCGCGTCGCACCGAGCAGCAGGCCGCCAACCTGGAAGAAACCGCCGCCTCGATGGAGGAGCTGACCTCCACCGTGCGCCAGAACGCCGAGCACGCCCGCCAGGCCAACCAGCTGGCGATCGGTGCGCACAGCGTCGCCTCGCAGGGTGGCCAGGTCGTGGGCCAGGTCGTGACCACGATGTCGGCCATCGAGGCCTCGTCGAAGAAGATCGCCGACATCATCTCGGTCATCGATGGCATCGCCTTCCAGACCAACATCCTGGCGCTCAACGCCGCGGTGGAAGCCGCCCGTGCCGGTGAGCAGGGCCGCGGCTTCGCCGTGGTGGCCTCGGAAGTGCGCACCCTGGCCCAGCGTTCGGCCGGTGCCGCCAAGGAGATCAAGACCCTGATCGACGACTCGGTCGAGAAGGTGTCCGAGGGCTCGGCGCTGGTCAACCAGGCCGGCAGCACCATGGGCGAGATCGTGACCTCGGTACAGCGGGTGACCGACATCATGGCCGAGATCTCCGCCGCCTCGCAGGAGCAGTCGGCCGGCATCGAGCAGGTCAACCAGACCGTGACCCAGATGGACGAAACCACCCAGCAGAACGCCGCGCTGGTGGAGGAAGCCACCGCCGCCGCGCGCTCGATGGAGGAACAGGCCACCCAGCTGACCGAAGCCGTCGCCGTGTTCCGTATCGCCTCCACCGCGGCCGAGCCGGCACCGCGCCGTCAGCCTGAAGCCGCGTACTGA
- a CDS encoding CheR family methyltransferase: protein MTVSSPSTTTGRDFEFSDRDFRRVCELIHQRAGIALAPAKRDMVYGRLSRRLRALGLRSFQEYLDRLEKDGGDEWQAFTNALTTNLTSFFREPHHFDKLREELLQRTHRAPLQIWSCAASTGEEPYSLAITACEAFGTLTPPVRILATDVDTQVLSVGAQGVYSVERIANLDPALKRRYFQRGTGPNEGKCRVIPALRQLIEFRQLNLLSPRYDVGGPYDALFCRNVMIYFDKPTQRAILSRLVEHMGDDGLLYTGHSENYLHAADLIQPCGRTLYRRAQRTGA, encoded by the coding sequence ATGACCGTCTCCTCCCCCAGCACCACCACCGGTCGCGATTTCGAGTTCAGCGACCGCGATTTCCGTCGCGTCTGCGAACTGATCCACCAGCGTGCCGGCATCGCCCTGGCCCCCGCCAAGCGCGACATGGTCTATGGCCGCCTGTCGCGCCGCCTGCGGGCGCTGGGCCTGCGCTCATTCCAGGAATACCTGGACCGGCTGGAGAAGGATGGCGGTGACGAATGGCAGGCGTTCACCAACGCACTGACCACCAACCTGACCTCGTTCTTCCGCGAGCCGCACCACTTCGACAAGCTGCGCGAGGAACTGCTGCAGCGCACCCACCGCGCGCCGCTGCAGATCTGGTCGTGCGCCGCCTCCACCGGCGAGGAGCCCTACTCGCTGGCGATCACCGCCTGCGAGGCTTTCGGCACCCTGACCCCGCCGGTGCGCATCCTCGCCACCGACGTGGATACCCAGGTGCTGTCGGTCGGTGCGCAGGGCGTGTACTCGGTCGAGCGCATCGCCAACCTGGACCCGGCACTGAAGCGCCGCTATTTCCAGCGCGGCACCGGCCCCAACGAGGGCAAGTGCCGGGTGATCCCTGCCCTTCGCCAGCTGATCGAGTTCCGCCAGCTCAACCTGCTGTCGCCGCGCTATGACGTGGGCGGTCCTTACGACGCGCTGTTCTGCCGCAACGTGATGATCTATTTCGACAAGCCGACCCAGCGCGCCATCCTGTCGCGCCTGGTCGAGCACATGGGTGACGACGGCCTGCTCTACACCGGGCACTCGGAGAACTACCTGCACGCGGCCGACCTGATCCAGCCCTGCGGTCGCACCCTGTACCGCCGTGCGCAGAGGACCGGTGCATGA
- the cheD gene encoding chemoreceptor glutamine deamidase CheD, producing MSLPATAPTDDVMRYRDSRFQTTAAKLLPTQYLVVDDNTALTTTLGSCVAACLRDPVLKIGGMNHFLLPEGNAGDGAPARYGSYAMELLINDMLKRGAHRKRLEAKVFGGANVLKGFTSNPVGTRNAEFVRQYLQAEHIPIVAEDLCGIHPRKIWFFADTGRVVVQRLPHAHEAEVAAAESAVRARLSQAPVTGGVELFE from the coding sequence ATGAGCCTGCCTGCCACCGCCCCCACCGATGACGTGATGCGTTATCGCGACAGCCGCTTCCAGACCACGGCGGCCAAGCTCCTGCCGACCCAGTACCTGGTGGTGGATGACAACACCGCGCTGACCACGACCCTGGGCTCGTGCGTGGCCGCGTGCCTGCGCGACCCGGTGCTGAAGATCGGCGGCATGAACCACTTCCTGCTGCCCGAGGGCAACGCCGGCGACGGCGCCCCGGCCCGCTACGGCAGTTATGCGATGGAACTGCTGATCAACGACATGCTCAAGCGCGGCGCCCACCGCAAGCGCCTGGAAGCCAAGGTCTTCGGTGGCGCCAACGTGCTCAAGGGCTTCACCAGCAACCCGGTCGGCACCCGCAACGCCGAGTTCGTGCGCCAGTACCTGCAGGCCGAGCACATCCCGATCGTGGCCGAGGACCTGTGCGGCATCCATCCGCGCAAGATCTGGTTCTTCGCCGACACCGGCCGCGTGGTCGTGCAGCGCCTGCCGCACGCGCACGAGGCCGAAGTGGCCGCTGCAGAATCGGCCGTGCGTGCCCGCCTGTCCCAGGCCCCGGTCACCGGTGGCGTGGAGCTGTTCGAATGA
- a CDS encoding chemotaxis response regulator protein-glutamate methylesterase: MSAADSPCRVLIVDDSAVVRQVLTEILSQDPGIEVIGSAADPILAREKIKRLNPDVITLDVEMPRMDGLAFLENLMRLHPIPVVMVSSLTERGADTTLQALSLGAVDFVAKPKLDVARGLQDYAREITSKVKMAARSRVRPLGRPPTVKHVLGPRQAPARASTFRTTDRLIAIGASAGGTEALRVVLEGMPADAPAIVMTQHLPASFSSAFAERLDRHSAMSVREATDGEAVLPGHAYLPPGGKHLRIIRDGARWRCRIDDGPPVNLHKPAVDVLFRSVAISAGPNAVGAILTGMGDDGARGLLEMLQAGAPTLVQDEATSVVWGMPGAAYKLGAAQEVLPLDRIAARLLALSQQAR, translated from the coding sequence ATGAGCGCCGCCGACAGCCCCTGCCGCGTCCTGATCGTCGACGACTCGGCCGTCGTGCGCCAGGTCCTGACCGAGATCCTGTCGCAGGATCCGGGTATCGAGGTCATCGGCTCGGCCGCCGATCCGATCCTGGCGCGCGAGAAGATCAAGCGCCTGAATCCGGACGTGATCACGCTGGACGTGGAAATGCCGCGCATGGACGGCCTGGCCTTCCTCGAGAACCTGATGCGATTGCATCCGATTCCCGTGGTGATGGTGTCCTCGCTGACCGAGCGCGGCGCCGACACCACGCTGCAGGCACTGTCGCTGGGCGCGGTGGACTTCGTCGCCAAGCCCAAGCTCGACGTTGCCCGCGGCCTGCAGGACTACGCCCGGGAAATCACCTCCAAGGTGAAGATGGCCGCCCGTTCGCGGGTGCGTCCGCTGGGCCGTCCGCCGACGGTCAAGCACGTGCTCGGACCGCGGCAGGCACCGGCGCGTGCCAGCACCTTTCGCACCACCGACCGCCTGATCGCCATCGGCGCCTCGGCCGGCGGTACCGAGGCCCTGCGTGTGGTGCTCGAAGGCATGCCGGCCGATGCACCGGCGATCGTCATGACCCAGCACCTGCCGGCCAGCTTCAGCAGTGCCTTCGCCGAGCGCCTGGACCGCCATTCGGCGATGTCCGTGCGCGAGGCCACTGATGGCGAAGCCGTCCTGCCGGGCCATGCCTACCTGCCGCCGGGCGGCAAGCACCTGCGCATCATCCGCGACGGCGCCCGCTGGCGCTGCCGCATCGACGACGGTCCGCCGGTCAACCTGCACAAGCCGGCAGTGGACGTGTTGTTCCGTTCCGTGGCCATCAGTGCCGGACCGAACGCAGTCGGCGCCATCCTCACCGGGATGGGCGACGACGGTGCGCGCGGCCTGCTGGAAATGCTTCAGGCCGGCGCGCCAACCCTGGTACAGGACGAAGCAACCAGTGTGGTCTGGGGCATGCCCGGGGCCGCTTACAAACTTGGGGCGGCACAGGAAGTACTGCCGCTGGACCGTATCGCCGCGAGGCTGCTCGCGCTTTCGCAACAGGCCCGGTAA
- a CDS encoding EAL domain-containing protein — translation MTTALSALGALTPLRDLSTLANGQTGSKPGNCLMSRVGACFAGVGVMVIDDHGQLLYCSPECELVCGLAAEKLKGRVLESVFTSTSGEVPNLQPPRGQNVKDLLLKGVFALAGDARQVSMTLSPVRHGRRWLYVACVRDANPAANEQPQLQQLSQALDRSQNAIIICDRESRIQYVNAGFTEMFGHAAKDAAGVTLGELIGGEHTDLQQLAHCSDSRRSSRPHQADLLLYRDDGTPLWVCSSSTPLPDSEGQLNRFVTILNDITEAKTRELLHDRILDALVREQPLHDSMTQICREVERVAPDLIASVVAVDPEHRLRPLAGPSMPQAFSEYIDGVPIGPAVGSCGTAAWRGRPVVVADIATDPLYAPYAEAALSCGLRACWSNPIKSSSNQVMGTLAFYYREPREPAPWHVKLAELCVHLCALAMEREQTKARVHQLAFYDVLTGLPNRMMFNARAEQALATAEHNGEPVAILFVDIDRFKRINETQGHSAGDGLLRDIARRLGECAGSGALVGRQAGDEFVMLVPQCGAEHAAGLSERLLASLGEALVVGNVTVHTSASIGVAMFPDDGRDIDTLLRHADLAMIQAKDEGGGSVRFFSLEMNRLAQERIAMETALREALRRDQLQLHYQPQLASVDHRLYGVEALLRWEHPTMGPVSPARFVPMAEECGLIDEISDWVLRRACQQMADWRARGIMVPRVAVNLSAGYFENPTLPLELQQLLDANGLKPHDLVLEITESVMLSPQARVLQNLDAVQQMGIGLSLDDFGTGYSSLSHLHRLPIDELKLDMSFVRDIEHSDTARTLITSVLRIGENLRKHVVAEGVETEAQHRFLAEQGCEVLQGYLFSKPLPAIRLEEWLKLGRD, via the coding sequence ATGACGACAGCCCTCTCCGCGCTCGGCGCGCTCACTCCCCTGCGTGACCTGTCCACGCTGGCCAATGGCCAGACCGGCAGCAAGCCCGGCAACTGCCTGATGTCCAGGGTTGGCGCCTGTTTCGCCGGCGTGGGCGTGATGGTCATCGATGACCATGGCCAGCTGCTGTACTGCTCGCCGGAGTGCGAACTGGTCTGCGGTTTGGCGGCGGAGAAGCTGAAGGGCCGCGTGCTGGAGTCAGTGTTCACCAGCACCAGCGGCGAAGTGCCGAACCTGCAGCCGCCCAGGGGCCAGAACGTCAAGGACCTGCTGCTCAAGGGCGTCTTCGCGCTGGCCGGCGATGCGCGCCAGGTCTCGATGACCCTGTCGCCGGTACGCCACGGCCGGCGCTGGCTGTACGTGGCCTGCGTCCGCGACGCCAACCCGGCGGCCAACGAACAGCCCCAACTGCAGCAGCTTTCGCAGGCGCTGGACCGCAGCCAGAACGCGATCATCATCTGTGACCGCGAGTCGCGCATCCAGTACGTCAATGCCGGCTTCACCGAGATGTTCGGCCATGCCGCAAAGGACGCGGCGGGCGTGACCCTGGGCGAACTGATCGGCGGCGAACACACCGATCTGCAGCAGCTGGCCCACTGCAGCGATTCACGTCGCTCCTCGCGCCCGCACCAAGCCGACCTGCTGCTGTACCGCGATGACGGCACGCCGCTGTGGGTATGCAGCTCGTCCACCCCGCTGCCTGACAGCGAAGGCCAGCTCAACCGCTTTGTCACCATCCTCAATGACATCACCGAGGCCAAGACCCGCGAGCTGCTGCACGACCGGATCCTCGACGCGCTGGTACGCGAGCAGCCGCTGCACGATTCGATGACCCAGATCTGCCGCGAGGTCGAACGCGTGGCCCCGGACCTGATCGCCTCGGTCGTGGCGGTGGACCCGGAGCACCGGCTGCGTCCGCTGGCCGGGCCGAGCATGCCGCAGGCGTTCTCCGAGTACATCGACGGCGTGCCGATCGGTCCGGCCGTGGGCTCCTGCGGCACGGCGGCCTGGCGCGGTCGGCCGGTGGTGGTGGCCGACATCGCCACCGACCCGCTGTACGCTCCCTATGCCGAGGCCGCGCTTTCCTGTGGCCTGCGTGCCTGCTGGTCCAACCCGATCAAGTCCAGTTCCAACCAGGTCATGGGCACCCTGGCCTTCTACTACCGCGAACCGCGCGAGCCCGCGCCATGGCACGTCAAGCTCGCCGAACTGTGCGTGCACCTGTGCGCACTGGCGATGGAACGCGAGCAGACCAAGGCCCGGGTCCACCAGCTGGCGTTCTACGACGTGCTGACCGGCCTGCCCAACCGGATGATGTTCAATGCACGCGCCGAGCAGGCCTTGGCCACCGCCGAGCACAACGGCGAGCCGGTGGCGATCCTGTTCGTCGACATCGACCGCTTCAAGCGCATCAACGAAACCCAGGGACACTCGGCCGGCGACGGCCTGCTGCGTGACATCGCGCGCCGGCTCGGCGAATGCGCCGGCTCCGGCGCACTGGTCGGCCGCCAGGCCGGCGACGAGTTCGTGATGCTTGTACCGCAGTGCGGTGCCGAGCACGCCGCCGGCCTGTCCGAACGCCTGCTGGCGTCGCTGGGCGAGGCGCTGGTCGTGGGCAACGTCACCGTGCACACCAGCGCCAGCATCGGCGTGGCGATGTTCCCCGACGACGGCCGCGACATCGATACCCTGCTGCGTCACGCCGACCTGGCGATGATCCAGGCCAAGGACGAAGGCGGCGGCAGCGTGCGCTTCTTCAGCCTGGAGATGAACCGCCTGGCGCAGGAACGCATCGCCATGGAAACCGCGCTGCGCGAAGCCCTGCGCCGCGACCAGCTGCAGCTGCACTACCAGCCGCAGCTGGCCAGCGTCGACCACCGCCTGTACGGTGTGGAGGCATTGCTGCGCTGGGAGCACCCGACGATGGGGCCGGTCTCGCCCGCCCGCTTCGTGCCGATGGCCGAGGAATGCGGCCTGATCGACGAGATAAGCGACTGGGTGCTGCGCCGTGCCTGCCAGCAGATGGCCGACTGGCGTGCGCGCGGGATCATGGTGCCGCGGGTGGCGGTCAACCTGTCCGCCGGGTACTTCGAGAACCCGACCCTGCCGCTGGAACTGCAGCAACTGCTGGATGCCAACGGCCTGAAGCCGCACGACCTTGTGCTGGAGATCACCGAGAGCGTGATGCTCTCGCCGCAGGCGCGCGTGCTGCAGAACCTGGATGCGGTCCAGCAGATGGGGATTGGCCTGTCGCTGGACGACTTCGGCACCGGCTACTCGAGTCTTTCCCACCTCCACCGCCTGCCGATTGATGAGCTGAAGCTGGACATGAGCTTCGTGCGCGACATCGAGCACAGCGACACCGCCCGCACCCTGATCACCTCGGTCCTGCGCATCGGCGAGAACCTGCGCAAGCACGTGGTCGCCGAAGGCGTGGAAACCGAGGCGCAGCACCGCTTCCTCGCCGAACAGGGCTGCGAGGTCCTGCAGGGCTACCTGTTCTCCAAGCCCCTGCCCGCGATCAGGCTGGAGGAATGGCTCAAGCTCGGCCGGGACTGA
- the acnB gene encoding bifunctional aconitate hydratase 2/2-methylisocitrate dehydratase codes for MLEAYRHHVAERAALGIPPLPLSAQQTADVIELLKNPPAGEAEFLLDLITHRVPAGVDDAAKVKASYLAAIAFGSEKNALISRERATELLGTMLGGYNVAPLIQLLDDASVGAIAADGLKKTLLVFDAFHDVEEKAKAGNANARAVLQSWADAEWFTSNPEVPASLTVTVFKVPGETNTDDLSPAPDATTRPDIPMHALAMLKNKRPDAPFVPEEDGKRGPIQEILGLKEKGNLVAYVGDVVGTGSSRKSATNSVLWWTGDDIPYIPNKRAGGVCLGGKIAPIFYNTMEDAGALPIELDVSQMNHGDVVELRPYEGKALKNGEVIAEFKVKSDVLFDEVRAGGRIPLIVGRGLTAKAREALGLPATDLFRLPVQPADNGRGFSLAQKMVGRACGLPEGKGMRPGTYCEPKMTSVGSQDTTGPMTRDELKDLACLGFSADLVMQSFCHTAAYPKPVDVKTHHTLPEFISTRGGVSLRPGDGVIHSWLNRMLLPDTVGTGGDSHTRFPVGISFPAGSGLVAFAAATGVMPLDMPESVLVRFKGEMQPGVTLRDLVNAIPLYAIKSGLLTVAKAGKKNIFSGRILEIEGLPNLKVEQAFELSDASAERSAAGCTVRLNKEPIIEYLTSNITLLKWMIAEGYQDARTLARRIAKMEEWLANPQLLEPDADAEYAAVIEIDLADIHEPIVACPNDPDDVKTLSDVAGAQIDEVFIGSCMTNIGHFRAAAKLLEGKRDIPTRLWVAPPTKMDASELTKEGHYSTLGGAGARMEMPGCSLCMGNQAQIREGSTAMSTSTRNFPNRLGRNTNVYLGSAELAAICARLGRIPTKEEYMADIGVINANGDKIYRYMNFDQIAEYQEVAATVAA; via the coding sequence ATGTTGGAAGCCTACCGCCACCACGTCGCCGAGCGCGCCGCGCTTGGCATCCCGCCGCTGCCGCTGTCTGCCCAGCAGACCGCCGACGTCATCGAGCTGCTGAAGAACCCGCCGGCAGGCGAGGCCGAGTTCCTGCTCGACCTGATCACCCACCGCGTCCCGGCTGGCGTGGACGACGCCGCCAAGGTCAAGGCCTCCTACCTGGCCGCCATCGCCTTTGGCAGCGAGAAGAACGCGCTGATTTCGCGCGAGCGCGCCACCGAGCTGCTGGGCACCATGCTGGGCGGCTACAACGTGGCCCCGCTGATCCAGCTGCTGGACGATGCCAGCGTCGGCGCGATCGCCGCTGACGGCCTGAAGAAGACCCTGCTGGTGTTCGACGCCTTCCACGACGTCGAGGAGAAGGCCAAGGCCGGCAACGCCAACGCCCGTGCCGTGCTGCAGAGCTGGGCCGACGCCGAGTGGTTCACCTCCAACCCGGAAGTGCCGGCCAGCCTGACCGTGACCGTGTTCAAGGTGCCGGGCGAGACCAACACCGACGACCTGTCGCCGGCCCCGGACGCCACCACCCGCCCGGACATCCCGATGCACGCGCTGGCGATGCTGAAGAACAAGCGTCCCGATGCCCCGTTCGTGCCGGAAGAAGACGGCAAGCGCGGCCCGATCCAGGAAATCCTGGGCCTGAAGGAAAAGGGCAACCTGGTCGCCTACGTCGGCGACGTGGTCGGTACGGGTTCCTCGCGCAAGTCGGCCACCAACTCGGTGCTGTGGTGGACCGGCGATGACATCCCGTACATCCCGAACAAGCGCGCCGGTGGCGTCTGCCTGGGGGGCAAGATCGCTCCGATCTTCTACAACACCATGGAAGATGCCGGCGCCCTGCCGATCGAGCTGGACGTGTCGCAGATGAACCACGGCGACGTGGTCGAGCTGCGCCCGTACGAAGGCAAGGCCCTGAAGAACGGTGAAGTGATTGCCGAATTCAAGGTCAAGTCCGATGTGTTGTTTGATGAAGTGCGCGCCGGTGGCCGCATCCCGCTGATCGTCGGCCGCGGCCTGACCGCCAAGGCCCGCGAGGCGCTGGGCCTGCCGGCCACCGACCTGTTCCGCCTGCCGGTGCAGCCGGCCGACAACGGCCGTGGCTTCTCGCTGGCGCAGAAGATGGTCGGCCGGGCCTGTGGCCTGCCGGAAGGCAAGGGCATGCGCCCGGGCACCTACTGCGAACCGAAGATGACCTCGGTCGGCTCGCAGGACACCACCGGCCCGATGACCCGTGACGAGCTGAAGGACCTGGCCTGCCTGGGCTTCTCGGCTGACCTGGTGATGCAGTCCTTCTGCCACACCGCCGCCTACCCGAAGCCGGTGGACGTCAAGACCCACCACACCCTGCCGGAGTTCATCTCCACCCGCGGCGGCGTGTCCCTGCGTCCGGGCGACGGCGTGATCCACTCCTGGCTCAACCGCATGCTGCTGCCCGACACCGTCGGTACCGGCGGCGACTCGCACACCCGTTTCCCGGTGGGCATCTCCTTCCCGGCCGGTTCGGGCCTGGTCGCCTTCGCCGCTGCCACCGGCGTCATGCCGCTGGACATGCCCGAATCTGTGCTGGTGCGCTTCAAGGGCGAAATGCAGCCGGGCGTCACCCTGCGTGACCTGGTCAACGCCATCCCGTTGTACGCCATCAAGTCGGGCCTGCTGACCGTGGCCAAGGCCGGCAAGAAGAACATCTTCTCCGGTCGCATCCTCGAAATCGAAGGCCTGCCGAACCTGAAGGTCGAACAGGCATTCGAGCTGTCCGACGCCTCGGCCGAGCGTTCGGCTGCCGGTTGCACCGTGCGCCTGAACAAGGAGCCGATCATTGAGTACCTGACCAGCAACATCACGCTGCTCAAGTGGATGATCGCCGAGGGTTACCAGGATGCCCGCACCCTGGCCCGCCGTATCGCCAAGATGGAAGAGTGGCTGGCCAACCCGCAGTTGCTCGAGCCCGATGCCGACGCCGAATACGCCGCCGTCATCGAGATCGACCTGGCCGACATCCACGAGCCGATCGTGGCCTGCCCGAACGATCCGGACGACGTGAAGACCCTGTCCGACGTGGCCGGTGCCCAGATCGATGAAGTGTTCATCGGTTCGTGCATGACCAACATCGGCCACTTCCGTGCCGCCGCCAAGCTGCTGGAAGGCAAGCGCGACATCCCTACCCGTCTGTGGGTGGCCCCGCCGACCAAGATGGACGCCTCCGAGCTGACCAAGGAAGGCCACTACTCGACGCTGGGTGGTGCCGGTGCGCGCATGGAAATGCCGGGCTGCTCGCTGTGCATGGGCAACCAGGCGCAGATCCGCGAAGGCTCCACCGCGATGTCGACCTCGACCCGCAACTTCCCCAACCGCCTGGGCCGCAACACCAACGTGTACCTGGGTTCGGCCGAGCTGGCCGCGATCTGTGCACGCCTGGGTCGTATCCCGACCAAGGAGGAGTACATGGCCGACATCGGTGTGATCAACGCCAACGGCGACAAGATCTACCGCTACATGAACTTCGACCAGATCGCCGAGTACCAGGAAGTGGCCGCCACGGTCGCTGCCTGA
- a CDS encoding type II toxin-antitoxin system VapC family toxin — MIAVDSPVLIELLSDGPRADAVEACLRQALVSGRVVVCGTTLAEICASLRGGAEVQEALEEMGIHFSPLEAKSALRAGEMHRRHRQRNAGDTRRIDDFMVGAHAMLQCDGLITWNDTFYRDYFKGLKLIVPQA; from the coding sequence GTGATCGCTGTCGATTCCCCGGTCCTGATCGAACTGCTCAGCGACGGCCCACGTGCCGACGCTGTGGAAGCCTGCCTGCGCCAGGCCCTGGTCAGTGGCCGCGTGGTCGTCTGTGGCACCACCCTGGCCGAGATCTGCGCCAGCCTGCGCGGCGGCGCCGAGGTGCAGGAGGCGCTGGAGGAAATGGGCATCCATTTCAGCCCGCTGGAAGCCAAATCCGCGCTGCGGGCCGGCGAGATGCACCGTCGCCACCGCCAGCGCAATGCCGGTGACACGCGCAGGATCGACGATTTCATGGTCGGCGCCCACGCCATGCTCCAGTGCGACGGTCTTATCACCTGGAACGACACCTTTTATCGCGACTACTTCAAGGGCCTGAAGCTGATCGTGCCGCAAGCCTGA